The following are encoded in a window of Gramella sp. MT6 genomic DNA:
- a CDS encoding efflux transporter outer membrane subunit: MKRIYNIKFLIAGVGILSLQSCFVAKEYDQPEVVEEEYYRTDNIQKDSLNMANISWTEMFTDPILQDYIEKGLENNIDIRVAMQQIIAAEAYVKQGKAGYLPTLNGSGTYTHQELSENGQFGSLFSSVDQYQLSADLSWEADIWGKIRSQKRAFDARYLQSIAAHQAVKTRLIAGIASTYYQLLSLDEQIKITKETIETRENSLETTQALKEAGNLTEVGVKQTEAQLYTAQGILIDLENQERLLENTLSILLGEAPMQIERTELGEQEITTELNIGVPVQLLRNRPDVIAAEYDLVNAFELTNVAKSNFYPSLTLTASGGLQALRAADLFDTNSLFATIIGGIAQPILNGRRIRTEYEVSQAQQEQARLEFRRAILTASKEVSDALYTYQAATNKIEVKQKEYEAYGLATEYSEELLNNGLANYLEVLTARENALNSSLDLTNAKYNQLKAVVDLYQALGGGWQ; this comes from the coding sequence ATGAAACGAATATATAATATCAAATTCCTAATTGCAGGCGTAGGTATCTTAAGCCTTCAATCGTGTTTTGTTGCAAAAGAATACGATCAGCCAGAAGTAGTGGAGGAAGAATATTACCGCACAGATAATATCCAGAAGGATAGCCTGAATATGGCCAATATCTCGTGGACAGAAATGTTCACAGACCCGATCCTGCAGGATTACATCGAAAAGGGGCTCGAAAATAATATAGATATAAGAGTAGCTATGCAGCAGATAATCGCTGCGGAAGCTTATGTGAAACAGGGAAAAGCGGGTTATTTACCCACCCTGAACGGAAGCGGAACATATACTCACCAAGAGTTATCTGAAAATGGCCAGTTTGGTAGTCTTTTTAGTTCGGTAGATCAGTATCAATTAAGTGCCGACCTATCCTGGGAAGCAGATATCTGGGGAAAGATCAGAAGCCAGAAACGAGCATTTGATGCCCGTTACCTGCAAAGTATTGCCGCTCACCAAGCGGTAAAGACCAGGCTCATCGCTGGTATTGCTTCTACTTACTACCAGTTGTTATCTCTGGACGAGCAAATAAAGATCACTAAGGAGACCATTGAAACACGCGAAAACAGCCTCGAAACCACCCAGGCTTTAAAAGAAGCCGGTAACCTTACCGAAGTAGGCGTGAAACAAACCGAAGCACAATTATACACAGCGCAAGGGATTTTAATAGATCTTGAAAACCAGGAAAGATTACTGGAGAATACTTTATCTATACTTCTGGGAGAAGCTCCTATGCAGATAGAACGGACAGAACTTGGTGAACAGGAGATCACTACAGAACTTAATATTGGTGTACCCGTACAATTATTAAGAAACAGGCCAGATGTGATCGCAGCTGAATATGATCTGGTAAACGCTTTCGAGCTTACCAATGTAGCAAAGAGCAACTTTTATCCCTCTCTTACGCTAACAGCATCAGGAGGACTACAGGCACTTCGTGCGGCTGATCTTTTTGACACTAATTCTCTTTTTGCAACGATCATTGGGGGTATTGCACAGCCTATTTTGAACGGGAGAAGGATAAGGACAGAATATGAGGTTTCCCAGGCTCAACAGGAACAGGCCCGGCTGGAATTCAGAAGGGCTATTTTAACGGCCAGCAAGGAAGTTTCAGATGCGCTTTATACCTATCAGGCAGCCACAAATAAGATCGAGGTAAAACAAAAGGAATACGAGGCATATGGGCTCGCTACAGAATATTCTGAAGAATTATTAAATAACGGGCTTGCCAATTACCTGGAAGTTTTAACAGCCCGGGAAAATGCACTAAATTCAAGCTTAGATCTTACTAATGCTAAATATAACCAGCTAAAGGCAGTGGTAGACCTATATCAAGCCCTTGGTGGCGGATGGCAATAA
- a CDS encoding phosphatase PAP2 family protein: MKDYNPVFILFLLSVLFLNGINAQQLTSKDSLPSTWELMKYDGASAFGGLKKAYTSPLHWQKDDFVVASAVVAGTAALYIFDEETSEYFIEQGEKAPSVVRDFGWYFGSPQNNYGITGAVYLVGLFTKNEKIRKTGVLMISAATASGIIQSISKTAVGRARPTAEEGKASFEPFSKEGTFHSFPSGHTILSFTTMYALSKQFESPFVKAGLMGVGLIAPLSRLWDGAHWLTDVGLSLALSVAVVDTIDKYLDTERDYGVEKEKAISWKMHIGLGRVGLVGTF; the protein is encoded by the coding sequence ATGAAGGATTATAACCCGGTTTTTATCTTATTTCTACTTTCAGTATTATTCCTAAATGGAATTAATGCTCAACAGTTAACCTCTAAGGATAGTCTTCCCTCCACCTGGGAACTCATGAAATATGACGGGGCAAGCGCATTTGGTGGTCTTAAAAAAGCCTATACCTCTCCCTTGCACTGGCAAAAAGATGATTTCGTAGTGGCGAGTGCAGTTGTAGCAGGTACTGCTGCACTTTATATATTTGATGAAGAGACTAGTGAATATTTTATAGAACAAGGTGAAAAGGCACCTTCTGTGGTTCGTGATTTTGGATGGTATTTTGGAAGCCCTCAAAACAACTATGGTATTACCGGCGCGGTATACCTAGTAGGGCTATTTACAAAAAATGAGAAGATCAGAAAAACAGGAGTTTTAATGATCTCTGCCGCAACTGCATCCGGTATTATCCAGTCGATCTCAAAAACGGCGGTTGGAAGGGCCAGACCAACAGCTGAAGAAGGAAAAGCCAGTTTCGAGCCTTTCAGTAAGGAAGGAACTTTCCATTCATTTCCATCAGGACATACTATACTATCTTTCACCACTATGTATGCATTATCCAAGCAATTTGAAAGTCCGTTTGTAAAAGCAGGACTTATGGGAGTAGGGCTTATTGCACCGTTATCCAGACTCTGGGATGGCGCGCACTGGCTTACCGATGTTGGACTTAGTCTTGCTCTTAGTGTGGCGGTTGTAGACACAATAGACAAATACCTTGATACAGAAAGAGACTACGGAGTAGAAAAAGAAAAAGCGATAAGCTGGAAAATGCATATTGGCCTTGGCCGGGTAGGTCTCGTGGGAACTTTTTAA
- the trxA gene encoding thioredoxin — protein MKSSFNEIIKGDTPVLIDFYADWCGPCKSLAPILKEVKSELGEKVKIVKIDVDKNQSLAAKYQVRGVPTMMIFKDGKQLWRESGVLPKHVIVDKITSI, from the coding sequence ATGAAAAGTAGTTTCAACGAAATAATCAAAGGTGACACTCCCGTTTTGATAGATTTCTATGCCGACTGGTGTGGTCCCTGTAAATCTCTAGCTCCAATTTTAAAGGAGGTCAAGTCTGAATTAGGAGAAAAAGTGAAGATCGTTAAAATTGATGTGGATAAGAATCAGTCGCTGGCAGCAAAATACCAGGTAAGAGGAGTTCCCACCATGATGATCTTCAAAGACGGAAAACAATTATGGCGTGAATCTGGAGTATTACCCAAACATGTGATCGTAGATAAGATCACTTCCATTTAA
- a CDS encoding DUF5996 family protein — MENINVLPGLRYVGNEKKKLTLHLYFQILGKVRMCFMPRKNHWWYITLYVNEKGFTTGPIPIENGFESFSLTLNILENKLDIFKSTGEIRSFRLEKGLSVSDFYNYLLSILKELDINVKINGKPFDLNIDKRFSEITEYHHYNKEYVTSYWKTFLWVSSVFKEFSGRFYGKTCPVHLYWHSMDLAVTRFSGKKAPAMPAEARTSDKDAYSHECISFGFWAGDENVQEPAFYSYTFPSPENLDNQPLEPGNANWIMNNGSPMAVLTYADLQEVDNPRKILLEFLESAYQAGASVAGWDIENFKVPPLKDL; from the coding sequence ATGGAAAATATCAATGTTTTACCGGGGTTGAGATATGTAGGAAATGAGAAGAAAAAGCTCACGTTGCATCTGTATTTTCAGATCCTTGGAAAGGTCAGGATGTGTTTCATGCCCCGGAAAAATCATTGGTGGTACATAACTCTATATGTTAATGAAAAAGGATTTACTACCGGCCCAATACCCATAGAGAATGGATTTGAATCCTTTTCTCTTACTCTTAATATTCTTGAAAACAAGCTCGATATTTTTAAAAGTACAGGGGAGATAAGATCCTTCAGACTGGAAAAAGGTCTTAGTGTTTCCGATTTCTATAATTATTTGCTCAGTATTCTTAAGGAACTTGATATAAATGTAAAGATCAATGGGAAACCATTCGACCTGAACATCGATAAAAGGTTTTCTGAGATTACAGAATATCATCACTACAATAAAGAATATGTAACTAGTTACTGGAAAACCTTTTTATGGGTTAGCTCGGTATTTAAGGAATTCAGCGGCAGATTTTATGGAAAGACCTGTCCTGTGCATTTGTATTGGCATTCCATGGATCTTGCGGTCACTCGTTTTTCGGGAAAAAAAGCTCCTGCAATGCCTGCTGAAGCAAGAACTTCAGATAAAGATGCTTATAGCCATGAATGTATAAGTTTTGGCTTTTGGGCAGGGGATGAGAATGTACAGGAACCGGCTTTTTATTCCTATACTTTTCCTTCTCCCGAAAATCTGGACAATCAGCCACTCGAACCTGGAAATGCTAACTGGATCATGAATAATGGCAGCCCTATGGCTGTTTTAACCTATGCAGACCTTCAGGAAGTAGATAATCCAAGAAAGATATTGCTTGAGTTTCTAGAAAGTGCTTACCAGGCAGGGGCTTCTGTTGCTGGCTGGGATATTGAAAATTTTAAAGTACCTCCATTAAAGGATCTTTAA
- a CDS encoding YciI family protein, protein MRKTILSIFLGLSLVGCNDTPQDEHSENKNAELQKDSVKTNDIASLEEQLKKDGYQTFSYKEGDTTYLMQQYYMVFLKSGPTRSQDSTEAAELQKKHMAHLSRLYEEGYTSLTGPMGDDGELRGIVVFNTATQKEADSLANMDPMVKAGRLVVEVHPWWVAKGGKLK, encoded by the coding sequence ATGAGAAAGACAATTTTATCTATTTTCTTAGGCTTGAGCTTGGTGGGATGTAATGATACTCCGCAAGATGAGCATTCAGAAAATAAAAATGCAGAGCTTCAAAAAGATAGTGTTAAAACCAATGATATCGCATCTTTAGAAGAGCAATTAAAAAAGGATGGATATCAGACTTTTAGTTATAAAGAAGGGGATACCACCTATTTAATGCAGCAATATTATATGGTATTTTTAAAATCGGGACCTACGCGTAGTCAGGATTCCACCGAGGCAGCAGAACTTCAAAAGAAACATATGGCGCATTTAAGCCGTCTTTATGAAGAGGGTTATACCAGTTTAACCGGGCCCATGGGTGATGATGGGGAGCTACGTGGAATTGTGGTTTTTAATACGGCTACCCAAAAAGAAGCAGATAGTCTGGCAAATATGGATCCTATGGTAAAAGCAGGGAGACTCGTTGTTGAGGTTCATCCATGGTGGGTTGCCAAAGGAGGTAAATTGAAATAA
- a CDS encoding CYTH domain-containing protein, translating into MTEIERKFLVKSNDFKKEASKKTLFIQAYLNTHPERTIRIRITDDKAFMTIKGKSSENGLTRFEWEKEIPMDEAKELLKICEPGKIEKYRYHVDHGDHVYEVDEFLEDNQGLVLAEVELEDEEEKFKKPDWLGEEVTGDLAYYNSNLINKPYKNW; encoded by the coding sequence ATGACAGAAATAGAAAGAAAGTTTTTAGTCAAATCCAATGATTTCAAAAAAGAAGCCTCGAAAAAAACACTATTTATTCAAGCCTATCTAAACACACATCCTGAAAGAACTATCAGGATAAGAATCACAGATGATAAAGCGTTTATGACCATTAAAGGGAAATCATCTGAAAATGGTTTGACCAGGTTTGAATGGGAAAAGGAAATTCCTATGGATGAAGCTAAAGAACTATTGAAAATATGCGAACCCGGTAAGATCGAAAAATACAGGTACCACGTAGATCACGGTGATCATGTATATGAAGTAGATGAATTTCTTGAAGATAACCAGGGCCTGGTTCTGGCAGAAGTTGAACTCGAGGACGAAGAAGAGAAGTTCAAAAAGCCTGACTGGCTGGGTGAAGAAGTAACCGGGGACTTAGCTTATTATAATTCTAACCTGATTAATAAACCTTATAAGAACTGGTAA
- a CDS encoding NAD(P)H-binding protein — protein sequence MEQKTAIILGATGLTGGLLLDKLIQDDRYQKILVFTRNHVRQKHEKIEEYLIDLFELDQFQNLFKADEVYCCVGTTKQKTPDKEKYRKVDFCIPATAAKLSKKNKINTFQVISAMGADQNSRIFYNRVKGEMEGAVMEQKISKTYILQPSLIGGEREESRPLEYIWKKIMNVGDHLLVGKLQKYRTIHPATIADAMIYLANNEYRSGIIQNDEIKKIAEKERK from the coding sequence ATGGAACAAAAAACAGCAATAATACTAGGGGCTACCGGTTTAACTGGCGGGTTGCTTCTTGATAAATTAATACAGGACGACAGGTATCAAAAAATACTGGTCTTCACCCGCAATCATGTTCGACAGAAACATGAAAAAATAGAAGAATATCTTATAGATCTTTTTGAGCTGGATCAATTTCAGAATCTTTTTAAGGCAGATGAAGTGTATTGTTGCGTGGGTACTACGAAACAAAAAACTCCGGATAAGGAAAAATACCGAAAAGTGGATTTTTGTATTCCGGCTACCGCGGCGAAACTTTCGAAAAAGAACAAGATAAATACCTTCCAGGTGATTTCGGCAATGGGCGCAGATCAAAATAGCCGTATTTTTTATAATAGGGTAAAGGGAGAAATGGAAGGTGCGGTTATGGAGCAAAAGATCTCTAAAACTTATATTCTTCAGCCTTCCCTTATTGGGGGAGAGCGTGAAGAAAGCAGGCCGCTGGAATATATCTGGAAAAAGATAATGAATGTAGGCGATCATCTTCTGGTTGGAAAATTACAGAAATATCGAACTATTCATCCCGCCACTATTGCTGATGCAATGATCTACCTGGCCAATAATGAATATCGCAGCGGTATCATTCAGAATGATGAGATCAAAAAAATAGCAGAAAAAGAAAGAAAATAA
- the dinB gene encoding DNA polymerase IV → MEKLRKIIHIDMDAFYASVEQLDNPELQGKPVAVGGSSQRGVVSAASYEARKFGVRSAMSSVIAKRNCPDLIFVKPRFERYKEISGQIREVFFEYTDLVEPLSLDEAYLDVTENKKGLPSATLIAKQIRNRIKEKTGLNASAGISINKFIAKVASDVNKPNGQKTVPPEEVLEFLEELDIRKFYGVGKVTAEKMYRLGIFSGKDLKLKTEEYLTEHFGKSGAHFYNVVRGIHHSEVKPHRIRKSLGAERTFNENISSEIFMLERLENIAEEIERRLNKSKVAGKTVTLKIKYSDFTQQTRSKTISYFISSKELILEIAKELLYQEKMKNSVRLLGISLSNLNTEKGDSQEEKKEISVQLKFKF, encoded by the coding sequence GTGGAAAAACTTCGTAAAATAATCCATATAGACATGGATGCTTTTTATGCTTCGGTAGAGCAATTGGATAATCCGGAACTTCAGGGAAAGCCGGTTGCAGTAGGAGGAAGCTCTCAGAGAGGAGTGGTAAGTGCCGCCAGTTACGAGGCAAGAAAATTTGGAGTGCGAAGTGCCATGAGCAGTGTAATTGCAAAAAGGAACTGTCCCGACCTGATATTCGTAAAACCGAGATTTGAAAGATATAAAGAGATCTCTGGCCAGATAAGGGAAGTGTTTTTTGAATATACAGATCTGGTGGAACCCCTTTCCCTGGATGAGGCATATTTAGATGTCACTGAAAACAAAAAAGGATTGCCCAGCGCTACCCTTATCGCTAAACAAATTAGAAATCGAATTAAGGAAAAGACCGGTTTGAATGCCTCTGCCGGAATATCTATAAATAAATTCATTGCCAAGGTAGCCAGCGATGTGAATAAACCCAACGGGCAGAAAACCGTTCCGCCGGAAGAAGTTCTTGAATTCCTTGAAGAACTGGATATCAGGAAATTTTATGGTGTGGGAAAGGTTACCGCGGAAAAAATGTATCGTCTGGGAATTTTCAGTGGAAAAGACCTGAAGCTGAAAACCGAAGAATATCTTACCGAACATTTTGGAAAGAGCGGGGCACATTTCTATAATGTGGTTCGAGGCATACACCACAGTGAAGTAAAGCCCCATAGAATAAGAAAATCGCTAGGTGCAGAAAGGACTTTCAATGAGAATATTTCTTCTGAGATATTCATGCTGGAGAGGCTCGAAAATATTGCTGAAGAAATAGAACGTAGGTTAAACAAAAGCAAAGTTGCCGGGAAAACAGTCACCTTAAAGATAAAATACAGTGATTTTACTCAGCAAACCCGCAGTAAAACGATCAGCTATTTTATTTCCAGTAAAGAACTTATTTTGGAGATCGCAAAAGAATTGCTTTACCAGGAGAAAATGAAGAATTCGGTAAGGTTACTCGGGATAAGTTTATCAAATCTGAATACAGAAAAAGGAGACTCTCAGGAAGAGAAAAAAGAGATCTCAGTTCAGTTAAAATTTAAGTTTTAG
- the pyk gene encoding pyruvate kinase: MPTNKKTKIVATLGPATSSKDVLRKMLQEGVNVFRINFSHADYEDVKERIQMIRELNEENGFNAAILGDLQGPKLRVGVMKEEVVVNEGDQIVFATGEEFKGTAERVYMNYDSFPKDVKAGERILLDDGKLIFEVVSTNKKNEVKTKVIQGGPLKSKKGVNLPNTNISLPALTEKDVKDAIFACEMGVDWMALSFVRHAEDLMELQELIKKHSKYKIPIVAKIEKPEGVANIDKIVAYCDGLMVARGDLGVEIPAQEVPLIQKKLVLTAKKARIPVIIATQMMETMITSLTPTRAEVNDVANSVMDGADAVMLSGETSVGQYPVQVIQKMSQILESVENSPLIKVPHEPPHVRTKRYITKAVCYHAAHMANEIKAKAICTLTNSGYTAFQISAWRPEAHILVFTSNRRILNQLSLLWGVKAFYYDKFVSTDETIEDISGMAKQFKFVETGDFTINLAAMPITAKGMVNTLRVSEIE; encoded by the coding sequence ATGCCTACCAACAAGAAAACAAAAATAGTCGCTACTCTGGGCCCTGCAACCAGTAGTAAGGATGTCTTAAGAAAAATGTTGCAGGAAGGTGTAAATGTATTTCGTATTAATTTCTCGCATGCCGATTATGAGGATGTGAAGGAAAGAATACAAATGATACGTGAACTAAATGAGGAAAACGGTTTTAACGCGGCGATTCTTGGCGATCTTCAGGGTCCCAAACTTAGAGTTGGGGTGATGAAAGAAGAGGTCGTGGTAAACGAAGGCGATCAAATAGTTTTTGCAACAGGAGAGGAATTCAAAGGCACTGCTGAAAGAGTTTACATGAATTATGACTCTTTTCCAAAAGATGTGAAAGCCGGAGAAAGAATCCTGCTAGATGATGGTAAACTAATCTTTGAAGTAGTAAGCACCAATAAAAAGAACGAAGTTAAAACCAAAGTTATTCAGGGGGGACCACTTAAGTCTAAAAAGGGAGTAAACCTGCCTAATACCAATATCTCTTTACCGGCATTGACCGAAAAAGATGTGAAGGATGCAATTTTCGCATGTGAGATGGGGGTAGACTGGATGGCACTTTCTTTTGTAAGACATGCTGAAGATCTTATGGAACTTCAGGAATTGATAAAGAAACATTCAAAATATAAGATCCCGATCGTAGCCAAGATCGAAAAACCGGAAGGTGTAGCCAATATCGATAAGATTGTGGCTTATTGCGACGGACTCATGGTGGCACGTGGAGATCTTGGAGTGGAAATTCCTGCCCAGGAAGTACCGCTTATTCAGAAAAAACTGGTTCTAACCGCTAAAAAAGCCAGGATTCCGGTAATTATCGCTACCCAAATGATGGAAACCATGATCACCAGCCTTACTCCGACCAGAGCAGAGGTAAATGACGTGGCAAACTCGGTAATGGATGGTGCAGATGCCGTGATGTTATCTGGAGAGACTTCAGTTGGACAGTATCCGGTTCAGGTGATCCAGAAAATGTCTCAGATTTTAGAAAGTGTTGAAAATTCACCACTTATTAAGGTACCGCATGAGCCACCACACGTTAGAACAAAAAGATATATCACGAAAGCCGTTTGTTATCACGCGGCACATATGGCCAACGAGATCAAGGCTAAAGCGATCTGTACTTTGACCAATAGTGGTTACACGGCATTTCAGATCTCTGCCTGGAGACCTGAAGCTCATATTCTTGTATTCACTTCGAACAGAAGAATTCTCAATCAGTTAAGCCTGTTGTGGGGTGTAAAAGCCTTCTATTACGATAAATTCGTAAGTACAGATGAGACTATTGAAGATATTAGCGGAATGGCTAAGCAATTTAAGTTCGTTGAAACAGGAGATTTCACGATCAACCTGGCCGCAATGCCAATCACGGCAAAAGGTATGGTGAACACCCTAAGGGTTTCTGAAATAGAATAG
- a CDS encoding IPExxxVDY family protein, with translation MQSHKMLLEVEDEYFFLIGIYSSLEGYKMAYYLNKHLKIKLERDRRDIDFNHSEYAALYALYSHKDPNSYYRLDLVSNKFKGEPKRILSSGSLFEEEELSPQEVNLVPEYDKVDYFLKISEEIQPKEFTKVLNKIGQIPGVQAAYAIDVDKLKSKQNLIFE, from the coding sequence ATGCAATCGCATAAAATGCTACTGGAAGTTGAAGATGAGTATTTCTTTTTGATCGGGATATATTCCTCTCTTGAGGGATATAAGATGGCTTATTATTTAAATAAACATCTTAAGATCAAACTCGAAAGAGACCGAAGAGATATAGACTTCAATCATTCAGAATATGCTGCTTTGTATGCATTATATTCTCACAAAGACCCAAATTCTTATTATCGACTAGACCTTGTTTCAAATAAATTCAAGGGTGAACCAAAAAGAATTCTGAGCTCGGGATCACTATTTGAGGAGGAAGAATTAAGTCCACAGGAAGTGAATCTGGTTCCGGAATATGATAAAGTTGATTACTTCCTTAAAATAAGCGAAGAAATTCAACCAAAAGAGTTTACAAAGGTGCTTAATAAGATTGGGCAGATTCCAGGGGTACAGGCTGCTTATGCAATTGATGTAGATAAACTAAAATCCAAACAAAATCTAATATTCGAATAA
- the rnc gene encoding ribonuclease III — MSVIRNILNSRSSQGGNFFNILTQILGFKPKSLTHYKKAFTHRSLNRKDEEGNAINFERMEFLGDAMLSAVVASHLFKAVPSGNEGYLTKMRSKVVSRKHLNELGKDLGLIKHVQTNIPKEQFGVNIHGNLFEALVGAIYLDRGYKYCKRFIYERVIDPYVDIEQLEGKVISYKSLVIEWCQKEKKEFDYEVYEDTGNDELKHFAVKLRINQRVVAKARATSKKKAEEKASKRAYYALQNKIE, encoded by the coding sequence ATGAGCGTTATTCGTAACATATTAAATTCCCGTTCTTCACAAGGCGGGAATTTTTTTAATATACTTACCCAAATACTTGGTTTCAAACCCAAATCTCTCACTCATTATAAGAAAGCTTTTACTCATCGTTCATTGAACCGAAAGGATGAGGAAGGGAATGCTATTAATTTTGAGCGAATGGAGTTTCTGGGTGATGCCATGTTGAGTGCAGTAGTTGCCTCACATTTGTTCAAAGCCGTTCCAAGCGGCAATGAAGGCTATCTTACCAAAATGAGATCAAAAGTAGTTAGCCGGAAGCATTTAAATGAACTGGGAAAGGACCTTGGCCTTATCAAACATGTTCAAACCAATATTCCTAAAGAACAGTTTGGAGTTAATATTCACGGAAATCTTTTTGAAGCATTAGTAGGTGCAATTTATCTTGACCGTGGTTATAAATATTGTAAACGCTTTATTTATGAGCGGGTGATAGATCCTTATGTGGATATCGAACAACTTGAAGGAAAGGTTATCAGTTATAAAAGCCTAGTAATTGAATGGTGCCAGAAGGAAAAGAAGGAATTCGATTATGAAGTCTACGAAGATACCGGTAATGATGAACTCAAGCATTTTGCGGTAAAATTGCGAATTAATCAACGGGTTGTGGCGAAAGCCAGGGCTACTTCAAAAAAGAAGGCAGAAGAAAAAGCTTCTAAAAGAGCTTATTACGCACTTCAAAATAAAATAGAGTAA
- the fabF gene encoding beta-ketoacyl-ACP synthase II — translation MELKRVVVTGLGALTPIGNNLEEYWDGLVNGRSGSAPITYFDTEKFKTKFACELKNFDPLDHFDRKEARKLDRFAQYAMVSADEAILDSGIDLDTVDKYRVGVIWGAGIGGLETFQNEVINFAEGDGSPRFNPFFIPKMIADIAPGNISIKHGFMGANYTTVSACASSANAMIDALNNIRLGLSDVIVSGGSEAAVTIAGMGGFNAMHALSTRNDSPETASRPFDATRDGFVLGEGGGALILEEYEHAKARGAKIYAEVLGGGLSSDAYHMTAPHPEGDGVVAVMKNCLKNAGLKPEDVDAINTHGTSTPLGDVAELKAITKVFGDHAKNININSTKSMTGHLLGAAGAIEAIAAILSMKYGIVPPTINHENIDENIDPELNLTLNKAQKRDVNVVMSNTFGFGGHNACVVFKKLDE, via the coding sequence ATGGAGTTAAAGCGAGTAGTAGTTACGGGCCTTGGTGCCTTAACCCCAATTGGTAACAATTTAGAGGAATATTGGGATGGGCTTGTTAATGGTAGAAGTGGTAGCGCGCCTATCACTTATTTTGATACCGAAAAGTTCAAGACTAAATTCGCTTGCGAACTCAAAAACTTTGATCCGCTAGATCATTTTGATCGAAAGGAAGCCCGAAAACTTGATAGATTTGCTCAGTATGCGATGGTATCTGCAGATGAAGCGATCCTGGATTCAGGTATAGATCTTGATACGGTAGACAAATATCGCGTTGGCGTTATTTGGGGTGCCGGAATTGGAGGTCTGGAGACTTTTCAGAACGAAGTGATCAATTTTGCGGAAGGAGACGGCTCTCCAAGATTCAATCCTTTCTTTATTCCTAAAATGATCGCAGATATTGCCCCTGGTAATATTTCGATCAAACATGGGTTTATGGGAGCTAATTATACCACGGTATCGGCTTGTGCCTCTTCGGCCAATGCCATGATAGATGCCCTGAACAATATTCGTTTAGGACTTAGTGATGTAATTGTTTCCGGAGGATCTGAAGCAGCAGTTACTATAGCGGGAATGGGTGGATTTAACGCAATGCATGCCCTTTCTACTAGAAATGACAGCCCTGAAACCGCATCAAGACCATTTGATGCGACCAGAGACGGATTCGTACTTGGTGAAGGTGGAGGTGCGCTTATATTAGAAGAATATGAGCACGCTAAGGCCAGAGGAGCAAAGATCTATGCAGAAGTACTTGGTGGTGGATTATCATCTGATGCTTATCATATGACGGCTCCACATCCAGAAGGAGATGGAGTTGTTGCGGTTATGAAAAACTGCCTTAAAAATGCCGGTTTGAAACCGGAAGATGTTGATGCCATTAATACTCATGGAACTTCCACTCCTCTTGGAGATGTTGCCGAATTAAAAGCAATAACCAAGGTTTTTGGTGACCATGCGAAGAATATCAATATCAACTCTACCAAGTCCATGACCGGGCATTTGTTGGGAGCAGCTGGAGCAATAGAGGCTATTGCAGCCATTCTTTCCATGAAGTATGGAATTGTTCCTCCTACCATTAATCATGAAAACATAGACGAGAACATTGATCCTGAGCTGAATCTTACCTTGAATAAAGCCCAGAAACGTGACGTTAATGTTGTAATGAGCAATACCTTTGGTTTTGGAGGTCATAATGCCTGCGTGGTGTTTAAGAAATTAGACGAATAA
- a CDS encoding acyl carrier protein: MSDIASRVKAIIVDKLGVDENEVVNEASFTNDLGADSLDTVELIMEFEKEFDIQIPDDQAENIATVGQAVSYIEDAKK, translated from the coding sequence ATGTCAGACATTGCATCAAGAGTAAAAGCTATTATCGTTGACAAATTGGGTGTTGACGAGAATGAAGTTGTAAACGAAGCCAGCTTCACCAACGACTTGGGTGCTGATTCACTAGACACAGTAGAATTGATCATGGAATTTGAGAAGGAATTTGATATCCAGATCCCAGACGATCAGGCAGAGAATATTGCTACTGTAGGTCAGGCAGTTTCATATATCGAAGACGCTAAGAAATAA